CATAATCGCCCGCGTAGTGGACTTCTTCTTCGAATGGCACGATACGTTCTCGGACTTGTAAGATACGAATGAATTCAGACGTGACCCGATTTTACACGCTTGGCCTCGGCCTCGCCTTTACCATTTTGACCTAGAGTCCCCGTTTGGCAACGGTTACCGTGCTTCACCCTGACGATTTTGACGTTTCCGAGGCCTGGATCGACGAAGGCTTGCCCATCAACGCGTTCGGTCGTGCGCTGCGCCGACGTTTCGGGGGCCGAATCCAGCGAGTCAGCATCGACGCTGGCTTTACCTGCCCGAACGTCGATGGAGCTGTAACTCGGGGGGGGTGCAATTTTTGCGACAATCGATCGTTCAGCCCCTCGCGGCGGGTCCGGCTGAAACAGGTCCACGACCAGCTGACGTCCGGAATCGTCACCGTTCGCAAGCGGTACGACAAAGTTGCCGGGTTCATCGCGTATTTCCAGCCCGCCACCAACACGTACGCCCCCGTCGAGCAACTTCGCGAAGTCTACGAACTTGCGATCGGCATCAACCAAGAGCCTGAATTCACGGACCAGGTCGTCGGCTTGGCAATCGGAACCCGCCCGGATTGCGTTCCCGAGTCCGTCTTGTCGCTGATTCAGGAACTGGCCGATCGGACCTACGTGTCGCTCGAATACGGCATGCAAACGATCCACGACGAGGGCCTTCGGTGGATGAATCGAGCTCATACGCACGCCGATATGGTCAATGCGATCGACCGAAGCCGGGGTCGTGGGTTTGAAATGTGCGCCCACGTGATTCTGGGGATCCCGGGTGAAACGCACGCGATGATGATGGCAACAGCCGCCGAAGTCGGTCGTTTGGGTTTCGACGCAATCAAACTTCACAACCTGTACGCCGTACGGGGCACGCCGCTTGGGGAACAGGTCTTGGCGGGCGAGATCGAAATGATGAAGCGAGACGACTATGTCCGGACGGTCGTTGATTTCTTAGAACTTGTGCCACCACGAGTCGTCGTCGAGCGGATCAGCGGTGACGCACCGCCCGATTTCTTGATCGAACCAAAGTGGTGCCTCGAGAAATCGGCACTGCGTCTGGCGGTTGAAGCTGAGTTTGCCAACCGGGGAACTCGCCAAGGCAGTCGTTACGCGCCGCCAAAGATCGACCCGGCAAATCGCCCCATCCCACACGATGCCACGCCGGAATCGATTCGATCAAAAATCGAGACGCGGGGGCGTTT
The sequence above is a segment of the Rubripirellula tenax genome. Coding sequences within it:
- a CDS encoding TIGR01212 family radical SAM protein (This family includes YhcC from E. coli K-12, an uncharacterized radical SAM protein.), which codes for MLHPDDFDVSEAWIDEGLPINAFGRALRRRFGGRIQRVSIDAGFTCPNVDGAVTRGGCNFCDNRSFSPSRRVRLKQVHDQLTSGIVTVRKRYDKVAGFIAYFQPATNTYAPVEQLREVYELAIGINQEPEFTDQVVGLAIGTRPDCVPESVLSLIQELADRTYVSLEYGMQTIHDEGLRWMNRAHTHADMVNAIDRSRGRGFEMCAHVILGIPGETHAMMMATAAEVGRLGFDAIKLHNLYAVRGTPLGEQVLAGEIEMMKRDDYVRTVVDFLELVPPRVVVERISGDAPPDFLIEPKWCLEKSALRLAVEAEFANRGTRQGSRYAPPKIDPANRPIPHDATPESIRSKIETRGRLPVLKMEDR